From the genome of Mustela lutreola isolate mMusLut2 chromosome 16, mMusLut2.pri, whole genome shotgun sequence, one region includes:
- the LOC131818727 gene encoding ragulator complex protein LAMTOR5-like — translation MKTTLEQHLEDTTKNRAIVGVLGTGVQGLNLGCCGMPSDEHAGVISVLVQLNSDFTNIPVVCLESDNGNMMIQKYDGIIGALHKMTPLISSPTACHRGSMLITL, via the exons ATGAAGACGACCTTGGAGCAGCACTTGGAGGACACAACGAAGAATAGAGCCATTGTTGGAGTCCTGGGCACAGGTGTGCAAGGACTTAATCTGGGCTGCTGTGGGATGCCATCAGATGAGCATGCTGGGGTGATATCTGTTCTAGTCCAGCTAAACTCAGATTTCACCAATATTCCTGTGGTGTGTCTGGAATCCGATAATG ggaACATGATGATCCAGAAATATGATGGCATCATAGGGGCATTGCACAAAATGACCCCCTTGATAAGTTCACCCACAGCCTGTCACAGGGGCTCAATGTTAATTACCTTGTAG